TCTCCGGGTTCAAGGATCGAAATCCCCCGCTCCCGCAAGAGTTCCAAGACCTGGGGGTTGTGGATCAACGGCCCATAGGTGTAGATCTTGGTCTGTTTTTCATTGATGGCCTTGAGGACCAGTTCCAAGGCCCGCTTGACGCCGATGCAAAACCCGGCGGTTTCGGCCAGGACTACCTTCAACGAGGACTTCCTCCCACTCCGGCGGTGTGCGAACCCGGCGCCTTAAGATAGCGAGCCATCTGGCCCGCTACCATTTCCCGGCCGGCATCCTGCAAATGAACGCCGTCATCTTGATAAACCGGCTGCGTCCTTGCGCACAACACGTTTCTGAAGTCGATAAAGTAAGGTTTGTTTTTCAGCCGGTCAGCCAAGGCCCGGTCGATAATCTCAAAGTTGTGGCGCAAGGCCAGGTGCTTGGGCAAACTCACCTCTTCCTTTTGATTGACCGCGGGCGAGACCTGGTCGGTCTCCACCCACCAGAAGGGCTGCCAGAACAACAGGAACTTGGCCCCGACCCCCTGGGTCACTTGGTTTACATAATCATAGCGTTTTTCCACCGAATCCACAAACTTCAGGAGTTGAGGGTCGTCGTCCTTCAGGGGGATAACCCCTTGCCGGATTTTATCGTAGAGTTCGTAGGTAAAGGAGGCATACATGGCGGCATAGAAGGGTTTGAGAAAGCCGAAATAACTGTGGTGGTACGATTCGATGAGACCTTTCAAGCGGCGATAGCCCAGATGAGCGTAAGGTGTGCGGCTTTGGGCAAAGTAAGTGCAATCATTGGCGCCGTCATAAAAGATGATAAGATCCGGAAGCGTCGGCTGCTCAATCATGGCCTTTTCCAGGTACTTGGCCTCCATGAGCGAGTTGAAGCTGGGCTCCCCAAAATTGATAAGATAGGCCGGCAAGCGCGGTTCGACCTGATTAAGGTCCCGGGCCAGGAAGCTGGGAATGGTCTTGGCGTCGTCATCGGTGGCCCCTTTCATGGTGGAACCGCCGAATAACCAGATGAGCCGGGATTTTTGACGGTCCGGGGCCGGAGGATTATTGGCGGTGGGCCGCGGCGCCCCCTCACTCACGAACAGGGTATAGGGATCATAACGGACGGGATCGCAATCCCGGACCTGTCCATAGATCAGATAGTTGCTCCCCATGATGATCAAAAAACTAAAGATTTCGACCGCAATCACAACGGCGATGACCCATTTTAATCCGGTGAACATGAGATGGAAGATGCGTTTCATCCGGCACCTTTTCTTCCCGAGTTAATTTAACTATTATAACAAATTAACCGGGACTCCGGCAGAAGCGTTAGATTAATTAATTTTCCCAATAATAACATGACGTTTTAAAATTTCTGCCTTCTTCTGACCGATCCCCAAAACCTTTTCGTGCAATTCATCGACCTGCTTGAAAGGACCATGGGTATTCCTATACTCCACAATCCGGCGCGCCAAGGCTGGGCCGATGCCTGGCACTGCCTCCAGGTCCTCGGCGCTGGCCCGGTTGAGGTCAATGGGCAATCCCAGGGTCAACAGTTGTGTCCCCGGCATAACCGTCAGGCGATAGCCACCAGACGGCCCTACTTCCACCCGGCTGCCACTGGCGATTTTCTTATCCTTATCCGGCGCGGTTCCGGCCGCCCCAGCCCGTTGCCAGACGTCTCCCAGGCTAGGCGGGGCAGGGAAGAAGTAGACCCCGGGATGCTCCACCGGGCCGGTAACTTCCACAAAGGCCAGATTCATGATTCCGGGCGGGGGAGGGGAGGGGGAGAACAGCCAGTGTGCCCGCCAGGCGTAAACCAAAAGCAGGGCGGCTCCTAGAAGAAGGATGACGCCCAGTTGAGACCGGCTGAAATAAGGCAAGGGCTTCATGAAGGGGGCAAAAGGGAAAAAGGCGAAAAGGCGAAAAGGGGGAAAAAAGAATCCGACTGCATCACTCGTTAGTTTTCCTCGTGGTTGGGCTCGGAAAAGGGAAGAGGAACAGCCAAAGTGGCGGGCATCTTCCTTTTCGCCTTTTTCCCTCTTCCCCTTTTCCCCCTAAATTATTTATGTTCATCCCGGAAGAGTTTATAGTTGATGGAATCCACCAACGCCTGCCAGGAGGCGTCGATGATGTCAGAAGCCACTCCCACGGTGTTCCACCAGGCATGCCCGTCCCGGGAGATGATCAGGACCCGCACCATGGCCCCGGTGCCCCGCATCCCCGGCAACACCCTAACCTTGTAGTCTTCCAGGATGACTTCCGTCAGCCGGGGATAAAACCGCACCAAGGCCTTGAGCACCGCATTATAGAGCGCGTCCACCGGACCGTTGCCGAACGCCGCGGTGTGCACTTCGTGCATCCCCACCCGCACCCGCAGGGTGGCTTCGGGCACCGGGGGCTCCAAGCCTTTCCCCTTCTCATCGATGACCCGGTAGGATTGAAGCTGAAAATATTCCTTATGCTGGCCCAACGCGGCCCTGAGGAGCAATTCCAGGGAAGCCTCGGCGTCTTCGAACTGAAAACCCTGGGACTCCAGTTCTTTGACCTTGTCCAGGATGGTCTTGATGTTGCTGTCGAAGGGTGGCAGTTCCAGCCCCTGCAATTCCAGACCTAGCAACTGCTTCAGCTTATCCATGGCCAGACGTACCGCGGCATCGTGGCTCCCTAAATCCAACCCCAACTCTTGGGCCTTCATTAAAATGTTGCCCCGGCCCGACAGGTCGGAGACCGGGATCACCCGGGCATTGCCCACCAGGGTCGGATCGATGTGCTCATAGGCCTTGGGGTTGCGCTTCACCGCCGCGGCGTGGATGCCGCCTTTGTGGGCAAAGGCGCTCTTGCCCACGTACGGCTGATAGCGGTTGGGGCGCACGTTGGCGGTCTCGTAAACGAACCGGGAGACCTCGGTAAGGCGTGTCAGGTTGCCGGCTCCGAGGCATTCCACCCCCATCTTCAACTGGAGGTTGGGGATGATGGAGCACAGATTGGCATTGCCGCAGCGTTCCCCCACACCGTTGATGGTCCCCTGCACCTGGCCGCACCCCAGTTGCACCGCGGCGATGGAGTTGGCCACCGCAAGTTCCGAATCGTTGTGGGCGTGGATGCCCAAAGCCGTCTGGGGCAAGCGTTCCTGCACCACTTTAATGATCCCGATCAACTCGCTGGTCAAGGTGCCGCCGTTGGTGTCGCACAACACCAGGATCTGCGCGCCGCCGTCCAGGGCCGCCTGCAGGGACTTCAGGGCATAGTCCCGGTCTTCCTTAAACGCGTCGAAGAAGTGCTCGGCGTCGTAAATGAGCTCTTCCACCCGGGGTTTCAGATAGGCCAGGGAACCGGCGATGAGCTCCAGGTTGCGTTCCGGGGTGGTTTGTAAAATTTCCTTGACCTGGAACAGCGACGACTTGCCGAAGATCGTCACCACCGGCGCCAGGCTGATGAGCAACTCCTGCATGTTGGCATCGCTCTCCGGTGGCCTACCCTTGTGGTGGGTGCTTCCGAATGCTGCGATGCGGCTGCCGTTCAAATCGTAGTTGCGGATTTCGGCAAAGAAATCCTTGTCCTTTGGGTTGGAGCCCGGCCAGCCGCCTTCAATGTAATGAATACCCAACTGCGCCAGTTTTTGGGCGATGCGAATTTTATCGGCCAAAGACAGATTGAAATCCTCGGCCTGGGTGCCGTCTCTCAGAGTGGTGTCGTAGATTTTCACCTGGCGCATAATGGGGCCTCTTTCAAAGTTCAAGGTTCAAGGTTCAAGGTCAGGGCTCAAAAGCGATAACTTCGAACTTCGAACCTTGAACTATCTTTTCTTCGGTGGCGGCTGATCCAGCCCAAACGCGTCGTGGAGCACCCGCACCGCCAATTCGCCGTACTTATCCTCGACGACGCAGGAAATCTTGATCTCCGAAGTGCTGATCATCAGGATGTTAATGTTTTCCGCAGCCATGGCTTCGAACATCTTGGCCGCCACCCCGGCGTTGTTTTTCATGCCCACGCCCACGATGGAGACCTTGGCGATGTTCTCTTCGCTCAAGACCTTCTCGGCCCCGACATCGGCGGCCACCGGCTCGACAATTGCCAGGGTCTTTTTAAGATCACCCTTGGGCACGGTAAAAGTAAGATCGGTATGGCCCTCGATGCTGGTATTCTGGATGATCATATCCACTACGATGTTGGCGTTAGCCACCGGCTGGAACAGGTGCATCGCGACGCCGGGGCGATCGGGAACCCGGGTGATGGTGACCCGGGCGTCATTTCTGCTGAGCGCCACACCGGATACCGGCACAATTTCCATCTCTTCATCCTCCTCCGTCACCAAAGTGCCCGGCTCCTCGGAAAAACTGCTGCGTACCACCAGGGGTACGCTATAACGCCTGGCAAACCCCACGGACCGGATCTCCAGAACCTTGGCCCCCATGGAGGCCAGTTCCAGCATTTCGTCATACGAGATGCGCTCAAGTTTGCGGGCTTTGGAGTAGACGCGGGGATCGGTGGTGTAGACCCCGTCCACGTCAGTATAGATTTCGCAAAGGTCAGCTTTTAAGGAGGCGGCCACGGCCACTGCAGTGGTGTCGGACCCACCCCGGCCCAACGTGGTGATGTTGCCCACTTCGTCCACGCCCTGAAAGCCGGCCACGGTGACGATGCGATTTTTCTTCAATTCTTCCTTAATACGCGCGGTGTCAATGCCGATAATCCGGGCCCGGCCGTAAGCGCGGTCCGTGTAAATCCGGGCTTGATGGCTGAGCAGCGAGGTGGCCGGCACACCCTGGGACCTGAGAAACATTGAAAATAGAGCCACGGTCACTTGCTCGCCGGTGGCTAAGAGCACGTCCAATTCCCGGGGGTCCGGGTCCTCGGCCAGTTCCGTGGCCAGTTTAATCAGGCGGTCGGTTTCCCCGGCCATGGCCGAGAGCACCACCACCATTTTGTTGCCGTCCCGCCACCCTTTGGTCACCCGATTGGCTACATTGGCGATGCGATCCGGGTTGGCCACCGAGGTGCCGCCATATTTTTGTACAATAATAGCCACGCTTGCACTCCAGTAAGTTATAAATCAATAATTATATCTCATCATTAAAAAAAGCAAACCCCGGTGGCACAGGTTTTCAACCTGTGCGGACGCGGATATTTTTTGTAATGGCGGACCTGCGTGTCCGCCTTCAGCCAAGAGAACAGGTAAATTTTTCCATTGACGATGGTGCCTAATGGATGGTATTAATGAAAAAAATCACAAGTGAAGGAGGCCAGTTCCATGGCTGCAAAATTGATCAAAGGGGCCGAAGTGGCCGCAGAGATACGCGAAGAGTTGAAAAAAGAAGTAGAGGAACTCAAAGCCAAACATAATTTAACCCCGGGACTGGTCACCATCCTGGTGGGCGAAGACCCCGGCTCCGTCAGCTACGTCACCGCCAAGCAGAAGACCTCCCACGAGTTGGGCTTCTATTCCATCCAGGACAACCAGGCCCCGGACATCACCGAAGCCGCCTTGCTGGCTCTGATCGAGAAATACAACAAGGACCCCAAGATCCACGGCATCTTGGTGCAGCTCCCCGTGCCCAAGCACATCGACTCCAACAAGATCCTGTATGCCATCGACCCCAATAAAGACGTTGACGCCTTCCACCCGGTGAATGTGGGCCGCATCCTCATCGGCAACTACGCTTTTCTGCCTTGCACTCCCGCGGGCTGCCAGGAACTCATCTATCGGGCTTATGGCGACCCCAAGGGCAAAGAAGTCGTGGTGGTGGGCCGCTCCAATATCGTGGGCAAACCCATGGTGGCCATTATGATCCAGAAGCGGCTCGGCGCCAACGCCACCGTGACCTGCGTCCACACCGGCACCCCCAAGGACAAGATGATCGAACACTGCCGCCGGGCCGACATCCTCATCGTCGCTGCGGGCGTGCCCAAGTACATTCAGGCTGATTGGATCAAAGAAGGTTGCTGTGTCATCGACGTCGGCGTCAATCGCATCGGCAAGAGCGAAAAGACCGGCAAAGCTATCCTGGCGGGCGACGTGGATTTCGAGGCCTGCTCTCAGAAAGCCTCCTTCATCACCCCGGTCCCCGGCGGCGTGGGCCCCATGACCATCACCATGCTCATGAAAAACACCGTCATGGCCGCCAAACTGTCCGTCGGCCTGGTGAAACTGTAAGAGTATATTGAGTGAGGTTTTTGGGGAGGGGGCTAAAAGGGGTTTTTATTAAGTCCCCTTACCCCTCACCAACCCTCCAAAAATCCCTTATAGGGGAAATGTAGGGGCGGGTTTTAAACCCGCCCCTACTATTTTTCCTCAGTGCGAAAACGCGATCTCCGGGTAGACTTCTTCCGGGTCGAAGGCTTTGGGGTCCGCAATCTCCCACCCCTCGGGGGTGAGGTGCCGGAAAAAGCAGGACGCGTAGCCCAGTTCGCAGGCGCCGCCGGCAGGCCGCACCTTCAGGAGCAACTGGTTGCCCCCGCAGGACAGACGCACCTCCAGGACTTCCTGAAAATGCCCTGAGGCCTCCCCTTTAGCCACCACCTTGCGTTTGTGGGGGTGGTAATAATGGACCCGGCCTGTGGCGGCTATAAGCGAAAGCGCCTCTTGATTCATCTCTACCAGCATCAACACCCCGCCGCTCGCCGCGTCCTGGATGACCGCCGGCAGCCGTGTTTCGGCGGGCAGCGGCAGCCACTGGGGCAAGCTGGACCATAATTTCTGCACCCCTGTCCTCCTTTCTCACCGGGCTTAAGGCGCTCCGGACCCTCACAAGGGAAAAATCAATTTTCCCCCTCCCCTTTTTTAGCACGGGTCGGGCCGATCCAGGTTAAATATTTCCCCTAAGAACATTAAGGTAGAAAAAATCTTGACATATTTTGTGGGGAGATGGTATTTAGGCGTAAGGCAAAGTGAAATTGCGCACAAATAATGGTCCAAAATAGGGAGGAGGAAAAGATGGCGAGACTTGAGTATATTGAGTTTTATTACAGCACCAAGCATAAACCCGTAGATAAATATAAATGCGATAACGCCAATGTATTGAACCTGCTGAAGAGCTTGGAAGCCAAGGGGGTGGAAACCTCGGCCATCGATCTGGCGGACGTTGCCGATCCCTTCAAGCAGTATCACAAGGCCTCCAGCGGCCCCGCTTCCGATAAGCGCCCCGTTTTTGGCGAGGTTCGGGGTTCCGATTATAAAGAGTACTTCGGCAAGACCATCCCGGCCCTTTGCTGCTATGTCAAAAAGGGCGACAGGGCCCCGGTGGAAGTTTTTCCCCGTGGTGACAAAAAACTGGGGCGGGAATATCTCATTGAGGAATTCTTGGAAAATTATATCGGCGAGTTGGAAGGTCGGATCGAATCCCCCGAAGCCAACTAGCCTTACTCCCTTGTCAGGCCCCACCTTGACCGGTGGGGCTTTTTTTGTCTTGTCCCGCTATATAGTTAGATAATGCGCCTCGCGCATTATGAGAAGTTTAGTGTGGCGGGCCTCTGTGCCCGCCGTCCTTATTGGCACAGGCTTCTATCGGCTGCCTTTAACACCCGCCGAAGCCAGTTCCTTCAACACCTTGGCATACACCTCATAAGCGGGCCGCCCGAATAACACGAAGCGCACCCGCTCAATTTCCGGGTGTTGGGCCAGGTAGTCGGTCACGGCGGTGAGGGCTACTTTGGCCGCGTCGTCCATAGGATAGCCGTAAACGCCGGTGGAGATGGACGGAAAGGCCAGGGTTTTCAGGCCCTTTCCCGACGCCAGCCTTAGGCTCTCCCGGTAGCACGACGCCAAAAACTCCGGTTCCCGGTGCAAGCCGTCCTTGTAGACCGGGCCCACGGTATGAATCACGTATCTGGCCTTGAGGTTGCCGCCCGTGGTGAGCCTGGCCTCCCCCGTGGGGCAGCCCCCCAGCTGACGGGCCTCCGCCTCGATAGCCGGCCCTCCGGTGCGGTGGATGGCGCCGTCCACCCCACCGCCGGGAACCAGGCGGGAATTGGCGGCGTTAACGATGGCCTCCGTGTCCTGCTGCGTAATATCGCCTTCCACCAACTCCAGGACGGCTTGCCCGACCCTCACTTCCATGACTGACCTCCACACGGTGAGGGGAGGCAGGGGAATCACCTGCGACCCCCGACCTCCCCTCAAAATACTTGTTTCCGGGTTTTTATGCGGGGATAAGGCGGTATGGCGCCGCCCGTTTGGCCCATTCGCTGCCGGGAAATTTGGCCATCAAGGTTTCATAGGCTTGCCGCAAAGGTTTGGGGTCGTGGCTCGCCTTGTAGCGGGAGACCCCCATGAAAAAGACCGCCTCCGGCGCAGCCCCGCTGTCGGGGTATTCCCGTAAAACCTCCTCAAACATGCCCTGGGCTTCGGGATGTTGCTCGGCGTTGAAGTACCACTTGCCCTTGGCCACCATGAACGTGGGGATAAATTCCTCCGGCGGCAGAAAGCCCACCACCTGATGGGCCTCGTTGCCATCGGCATCCAGGACGAAAATGGCCGGAGTCCATTTAACCTTAAACTGCTCTACCAGGGCCGTGTTCGAGGTTTCGATCTGGACCGGCACAAAATTATAATCCACAAACTTGATCACCTTCTCGTTAGGGTACGTAACCGCACCCATCTGCTGACAGCCGATTCACTGGGGATTGAAAAAGTCCAGGAGAACGGGCTTTTTCGTCTGCCTGGCAATCTCCTTGGCTTTGGCCAGGTCATCCAGCCAACAGATATTCAGGGCCATGTTAATTCCTCCTTTCCGCATAAGGCTGATGCCCCCTGTTGCCAAAACATAATCATTCTAAGATCAATGGCAAGGGATAGGCGAGGGTTCAACGCTTGAGCTTTAAAAGCATCTTTGCAGCCATTGCACCTCGCATTTGCCATGATTATTTTATGTAAAAAACCAAGGGAGGCTCGCCATGGGAAAATGTTTTGTTAAGGAGACGGAAAGGCGAGAATTGGATTCTTATGATCTGATCACTGTCTTGGGTTTATTAAAAGAGTATGACTGGAAGGAGATCTGGCGTCGTTACAGCAGCGGCGCAGCCCCGCAGGGCAAGATCGATTTGATGCTCAGCACCGAAAGCTATTACCTGGAAATGACCCTGGAAAGTTTAACTTCCCTGGCCGTATCTCCCAAATATCAGGCCAGCCCCAACCTGATGCAGTCCCTGATTCGCCGCATCCTCTGCGGCCACCGCCACGGCCTCATCGTGGAGAAATTGCGGAGTTATGGGGTGCCCATCTCAGACGACACCCAATTGAACCTCTCCTGCTCGGTGGGGACCATCGGCGCCGACCTGGTGGTCAATCGCGTCGGCAACGCCCCGGAATACCGCTTCCGCAAGTTCGGCACCAGCAGGGTGGAGCAAGATGAGCAGCGTCCTCTGGATCATTACGACTTGGTTTCCATTCTCTATCTGGCCCAACAGAATCGCACCGAACAGGTGCTGAACCGCTACGTGCCCCAGGAAATCCTCAACGAAGGCGCTCCGGGCGAGCAGGTAGTGCGGTTCAACAGTGAAGCCGGATTGCACCGGGTGGATTTTTTCTTTCAGAAGATCCATAATGACGTCCCCCGGGGCGTCCCGGAACGGGGCAATGTCTCCTCCAGCACCATGCACCAGGTGGTGCGGCGGCTGTTCGCCGGTCACGCGCCTGAGCTTACGGCCAAGGAACTTACGGATAAGGGCATACTCATTACCACGGAGGAGGTCACCGGGGAATTCACCCTGGCCCGCATCCTCAACGACAACTTTATTGAGATGAATTTTAAGCGTTAAAGGAGGAAGTCATGGCCGTTGCCGCAAAACCAATCCCGGAAGGATACCATACCATTACCCCTTACCTGGTAGTGCAGAGCGTCGCTGACGCGATGGCCTTTTACCAGAAGGTCTTCGGCGCGACCGAACGGTACCGGCTCTCCGGCCCCGATGGCAAGTCCGTCATACATGGCGAGCTCCAAATCGGCGACTCGATTTTCATGTTGGGCGCTGAGGACCCTTCCTCGGAATGCAAATCGCCTCTAACTTTACATGGGTCTGCCGTTACGCTCTACCTCTACGTGGATGGTGTGGATGCCTTTTTTAACCGGGCCGTGGCAGCCGGTGCCAAGGCGGTGATGCCGGTTCAGGACATGTTTTGGGGCGACCGCGTGGGCACAGTTGAAGATCCTTTCGGGCACCGTTGGTCGGTCGCGACCCATACTGAGGACCTATCCCCGGAAGAAACCACCAGGCGTGCCGTGGAATTTTTCTCTTCAAAAGCCTGAAAAGTTCCCCTGAAGATTTTAGGCCGCGCAAAAGGCGGGTATCAACCCGCCTTTGCCCTTCGCTCGAAAACCTACTCCACAATGCTTACGGCGCAGCCCTTGGCGTTCTGCACCACTTTATTCGTTATACTCCCCAAGAGCAGGGCCTTGGCCATGCCCATGCCGCGGCGCCCCATGACGATGGTATCGAAATGTCCTTCCTCGGCTTCGCTCAGGATATCCTCGGCCACGTCATAATATTTAGGCTTGAACTTGTTGACCACCGCGTTCTTGGGGATTCCTGCCGTGGTTAAGTGATTATGAGCCTTTATTACCAGGCCCTGCCATTGCTTTTCCTGTTCTTTCTGCCAGCTACCCACCAGCCGCTGCCGGGATTCCTTCTCCTGGTCGCTCAGGATGTGACCGTCATCCCAGAACGCCGGTGGTAGACCCGACAGAACGTGTAAGAGGGTGACGTGCACCCCCGGGGTGCGGCCGAAGGTTTCGGCCACGTAGTCCACCGCGCGCCAGGCCCCCTCCGAACTATCCAGGGCAATTAACACCTTATGGGCCATGACTGCCTCCTTTTCCATAGATAAGGCACATTTTAAACATCTCCGGGAGTGGATGTCAACCGGTGGCACAGGCTTTCCAGCCTGTACTAAATCAGGCAGCCTTATGCCACATTATTACCGCAACCATTTCAAGAAATTAAACCGAAAACGGCAAACGGAATACCGAATTTTTACAAAATCCTTGCAATGTCTTGCCCCGGGCCATAAAATTCCCCCTGAGGAGTACGACCGATGGCCCTCCCTGAAGACACCTCGTCCCTGACGACAACCGGCCAGGTGGAGCGGCTGTTGGCCACCATCGAGTTCTCCAAGGCCTTGGTGAGCGCCTATGATATGGAGACGCTCCTCACCGCCATCCTAAACCGCATCAAAGCCATCATCCCTGCCCAAAACTGGTCTTTGCTGCTCATCGACCCCCAGACCCAAGAGCTCTACTTCGCCGTGGTGGTGGGGGTGGCCCCGGAGGCGGTGAAGGATATCCGCCTGAAGCCCGGGGAAGGCATCGCCGGCGCCGTGGCCCACACGGGCACGCCCATCTTCATCCCTGAAGTGGATCAGGACTCTCGTTTTTCCGCCCGGGTGGATACCACTACCGGCTTCGAAACCCGCTCCGTCATCGCCCTGCCTCTGCTGGTCCGGGGGGAAGTTATCGGGGTGTTTGAAGTAGTCAATGTGGAGGACGAAAGGTATTTCCGGGAAAAATATCTACCCCATCTGACCATCCTGGCGGACTATGTGGCCATCGCAGTGGACAACGTCCGCAACTTGCAAAAGCTCGAGGCCCGCACCTTTATCGATGAGGTGACGGGGTACTACAATTCCCGCTATCTCCTCCATGAACTGGACCGCCTCATTCCCCAACACCTGAACCGGAGTGACCCTTTCTCCCTGGTCTTTCTCGACCTGGACAACTTCAAGAAGGTAGTGGACACCTACGGACATCTCCGGGGCTCGAAAGTCCTGGGCCAGGTGGCCCGGGTGATCAACGGGGTGCTGGGGGGCGACGACAGCCTGGTGCGCTACGGCGGGGATGAATTCGTCATCCTCTTGCCTCATCGCTCCCAGACGGAAGCCTTGGAGATCATCCGCCGCCTGCGCCGCACCCTCAATGCCACCCCCTTGCTGCAAGATGAAGGGCTGGAAGTTAAGGTCACGGCCAGCTACGGCATCGCCACCGTGCCCGAGGATGCCCAAGACCGCGAGAAGTTGCTGCTCATTGCCGACCGGGCCATGTTTGGCAGTAAAGGCCGGGGCCGGGACCGCATCATGGTGGGCCAGGATCTGGTCCCGGTGGAGGATGGCTAAGGGTAATGCTGTTCACTTGTAGGGGTGGGGTCCTGGTTTCAAAAGTGCCACGGGCTGGGCGGGTGAGGGGGAAATAACCTCTTTTCCGCTCCGAATAATACCTCGGATCGGCAAAGGGGAGGTCACTTTTTCAGCAGGCGAGGCAGTCCGAAAAGCACGAAGGCCACGGGAATCAGGACCTTGAAGTCCGTCAGGCTCCCCATAATACCAGCCAGCCGGCCGCTGAGACCAGCCAAAAAATCCGCCAGGCTCTCGGACCAGGTCAGCTCCGTGGCCTCAGCCGCGTTGGCCTGGGTCAGAAATTCCGCCAGTTTGGTCTGGTCCAGTTCCGGAAAGAGGTCCGTCAGCGTCTCCGACAGGGTCAGCAATGACGCGGGCGCCACGATAGCCTGAGAGTCAAACAGCACCAGGACGCTCCCCGTCAGGGGTTGAGTCTCCACCGCCTGAATGCCCGGAACGGACTTAAGGCGCGTTTGGATGACCGTACCCAGGTCCGGGTTAGCCTTCAGCCCAGCGACCTTGAGCCTGAC
This genomic window from Desulfobaccales bacterium contains:
- a CDS encoding helix-hairpin-helix domain-containing protein; translation: MPYFSRSQLGVILLLGAALLLVYAWRAHWLFSPSPPPPGIMNLAFVEVTGPVEHPGVYFFPAPPSLGDVWQRAGAAGTAPDKDKKIASGSRVEVGPSGGYRLTVMPGTQLLTLGLPIDLNRASAEDLEAVPGIGPALARRIVEYRNTHGPFKQVDELHEKVLGIGQKKAEILKRHVIIGKIN
- the cimA gene encoding citramalate synthase; translation: MRQVKIYDTTLRDGTQAEDFNLSLADKIRIAQKLAQLGIHYIEGGWPGSNPKDKDFFAEIRNYDLNGSRIAAFGSTHHKGRPPESDANMQELLISLAPVVTIFGKSSLFQVKEILQTTPERNLELIAGSLAYLKPRVEELIYDAEHFFDAFKEDRDYALKSLQAALDGGAQILVLCDTNGGTLTSELIGIIKVVQERLPQTALGIHAHNDSELAVANSIAAVQLGCGQVQGTINGVGERCGNANLCSIIPNLQLKMGVECLGAGNLTRLTEVSRFVYETANVRPNRYQPYVGKSAFAHKGGIHAAAVKRNPKAYEHIDPTLVGNARVIPVSDLSGRGNILMKAQELGLDLGSHDAAVRLAMDKLKQLLGLELQGLELPPFDSNIKTILDKVKELESQGFQFEDAEASLELLLRAALGQHKEYFQLQSYRVIDEKGKGLEPPVPEATLRVRVGMHEVHTAAFGNGPVDALYNAVLKALVRFYPRLTEVILEDYKVRVLPGMRGTGAMVRVLIISRDGHAWWNTVGVASDIIDASWQALVDSINYKLFRDEHK
- a CDS encoding aspartate kinase, with amino-acid sequence MAIIVQKYGGTSVANPDRIANVANRVTKGWRDGNKMVVVLSAMAGETDRLIKLATELAEDPDPRELDVLLATGEQVTVALFSMFLRSQGVPATSLLSHQARIYTDRAYGRARIIGIDTARIKEELKKNRIVTVAGFQGVDEVGNITTLGRGGSDTTAVAVAASLKADLCEIYTDVDGVYTTDPRVYSKARKLERISYDEMLELASMGAKVLEIRSVGFARRYSVPLVVRSSFSEEPGTLVTEEDEEMEIVPVSGVALSRNDARVTITRVPDRPGVAMHLFQPVANANIVVDMIIQNTSIEGHTDLTFTVPKGDLKKTLAIVEPVAADVGAEKVLSEENIAKVSIVGVGMKNNAGVAAKMFEAMAAENINILMISTSEIKISCVVEDKYGELAVRVLHDAFGLDQPPPKKR
- a CDS encoding tetrahydrofolate dehydrogenase/cyclohydrolase catalytic domain-containing protein; the encoded protein is MAAKLIKGAEVAAEIREELKKEVEELKAKHNLTPGLVTILVGEDPGSVSYVTAKQKTSHELGFYSIQDNQAPDITEAALLALIEKYNKDPKIHGILVQLPVPKHIDSNKILYAIDPNKDVDAFHPVNVGRILIGNYAFLPCTPAGCQELIYRAYGDPKGKEVVVVGRSNIVGKPMVAIMIQKRLGANATVTCVHTGTPKDKMIEHCRRADILIVAAGVPKYIQADWIKEGCCVIDVGVNRIGKSEKTGKAILAGDVDFEACSQKASFITPVPGGVGPMTITMLMKNTVMAAKLSVGLVKL
- a CDS encoding phosphoribosyl-AMP cyclohydrolase, coding for MQKLWSSLPQWLPLPAETRLPAVIQDAASGGVLMLVEMNQEALSLIAATGRVHYYHPHKRKVVAKGEASGHFQEVLEVRLSCGGNQLLLKVRPAGGACELGYASCFFRHLTPEGWEIADPKAFDPEEVYPEIAFSH
- a CDS encoding O-acetyl-ADP-ribose deacetylase — protein: MEVRVGQAVLELVEGDITQQDTEAIVNAANSRLVPGGGVDGAIHRTGGPAIEAEARQLGGCPTGEARLTTGGNLKARYVIHTVGPVYKDGLHREPEFLASCYRESLRLASGKGLKTLAFPSISTGVYGYPMDDAAKVALTAVTDYLAQHPEIERVRFVLFGRPAYEVYAKVLKELASAGVKGSR
- a CDS encoding thioredoxin fold domain-containing protein, giving the protein MGAVTYPNEKVIKFVDYNFVPVQIETSNTALVEQFKVKWTPAIFVLDADGNEAHQVVGFLPPEEFIPTFMVAKGKWYFNAEQHPEAQGMFEEVLREYPDSGAAPEAVFFMGVSRYKASHDPKPLRQAYETLMAKFPGSEWAKRAAPYRLIPA
- a CDS encoding VOC family protein; the protein is MAVAAKPIPEGYHTITPYLVVQSVADAMAFYQKVFGATERYRLSGPDGKSVIHGELQIGDSIFMLGAEDPSSECKSPLTLHGSAVTLYLYVDGVDAFFNRAVAAGAKAVMPVQDMFWGDRVGTVEDPFGHRWSVATHTEDLSPEETTRRAVEFFSSKA
- a CDS encoding universal stress protein gives rise to the protein MAHKVLIALDSSEGAWRAVDYVAETFGRTPGVHVTLLHVLSGLPPAFWDDGHILSDQEKESRQRLVGSWQKEQEKQWQGLVIKAHNHLTTAGIPKNAVVNKFKPKYYDVAEDILSEAEEGHFDTIVMGRRGMGMAKALLLGSITNKVVQNAKGCAVSIVE
- a CDS encoding sensor domain-containing diguanylate cyclase, with amino-acid sequence MALPEDTSSLTTTGQVERLLATIEFSKALVSAYDMETLLTAILNRIKAIIPAQNWSLLLIDPQTQELYFAVVVGVAPEAVKDIRLKPGEGIAGAVAHTGTPIFIPEVDQDSRFSARVDTTTGFETRSVIALPLLVRGEVIGVFEVVNVEDERYFREKYLPHLTILADYVAIAVDNVRNLQKLEARTFIDEVTGYYNSRYLLHELDRLIPQHLNRSDPFSLVFLDLDNFKKVVDTYGHLRGSKVLGQVARVINGVLGGDDSLVRYGGDEFVILLPHRSQTEALEIIRRLRRTLNATPLLQDEGLEVKVTASYGIATVPEDAQDREKLLLIADRAMFGSKGRGRDRIMVGQDLVPVEDG
- a CDS encoding HMA2 domain-containing protein — protein: MADGDIKIVHAIPGRVRLKVAGLKANPDLGTVIQTRLKSVPGIQAVETQPLTGSVLVLFDSQAIVAPASLLTLSETLTDLFPELDQTKLAEFLTQANAAEATELTWSESLADFLAGLSGRLAGIMGSLTDFKVLIPVAFVLFGLPRLLKK